The genomic stretch CCCGAGCCGGAGGGCACGGCACAGCAGTATCGCCCACGGCCGGGCGCCGTGCAAGGGGCGGCGCCCGCCCGTGCAAGGGGCGGCGCCCGCCCGTGTAAGGGGCGGCGCCCGCCCGCGCACGGGGCGGCGCCCGCCCGTGTAAGGGGCGGCGCGCCCGCGTCGCAACTTGACACAACCCCGTCTATGGCGTACGCTTGCGTTTTGTTTCGCCAACGGTCCGTCTCGTGCGGTTCCGGGAGGCCCCGATGAAGGCCATCGTCTTGAGCGCGCCGCGCGTGCTGTCCGTGCAGGACGCCGAACGACCGTCGCCCGGGCCCGGGGAGGCCCTGGTGCGCGTGCATCAGGCGGGCATCTGCGGCTCGGACATGCACCTGTACCGGCACGGCCGCATCGGCGCGATCGTTCTGGACGAGCCCCTGGTGATGGGCCACGAATGCATGGGGCACGTGGAGGCGGTCGGGCCGGGCGTGGACGACTCGCTGGTGGGCGCGCGCGTGGCCGTGGAGCCGGCCATCCCGTGCGGGCGCTGCCGGTGGTGCACCGGCGGGCTCTACAACGTCTGCCCCGGGCTGCCGTTCCTTGGGCTGCCCGGCCGGCCGGGGGGCTTTCAGGAGTACCTCGGCCATCCCGCCCACCTGCTGGAGGTGCTTCCGGACGGCGTGTCCGACGAGGCGGGCGTCGTGCTGGAGCCCCTGGCCATCGCCATGCACGCGGTGAACCTGTCGAAGGTCCGTCCCGGGCAGCGGGTGGCCATCCTCGGCACCGGCGTGATGGGCACGTGCGTGCTGATGGTGCTGGGGCTCTACCGGGGGCTGCACGTCGTCTGTGCGGACCTGCGCCCGGACCGCCTGGCGCGCGCCGAGGCGATGGGCGCGGCGCAGACGGTGCCGGTGCGTGCGGCCGAGCCCGATGCGGCCCCCGCCGAACGGCTCCGGGAGGCGCTCGGCGGCCATGGGGCCGACATCGTCTTCGAGTGCGCGGGGGCGCACCAGACGATCTGGAACGCCTGCGAGATCGCCGCTCCGGGCGGGCACGTGATGTTCATCGGGAGCAGCGAGGACGATCGCGTGATCTACTCCTCCGGCACGGCCCGGCGCTGTGGCCTGACCCTGCGGGCGGTGCGGCGCAGCCTGAACACGCTGCGCCCCTGCCTCGATCTGTGCGCGGAGGGGATGATGGACCCGGGCGCTCTGGTCACGCACACGTTCGCCGCCCGCGATGCGGCCGGCGCCTTCGAGGCCGTGGAGCGCGCGGAGGACGGCCTGCTGAAGGCCGTCGTGGATCTGAGGCAGTGGTAGGGGCCGCAAGCACGCGGGTCTGCCGTCCGCCGTGTGGAGATGCCTTCTGTGTTGGGGGGGGGAACGATGGCCGTCGACCTCATTGTGGTGCTGGTCGTCGTGTTGCTGGCGCTTCGCGGCTACTCGCGCGGGGCGATCTTCAGCCTGCTGGGGCT from Candidatus Brocadiaceae bacterium encodes the following:
- a CDS encoding alcohol dehydrogenase catalytic domain-containing protein → MKAIVLSAPRVLSVQDAERPSPGPGEALVRVHQAGICGSDMHLYRHGRIGAIVLDEPLVMGHECMGHVEAVGPGVDDSLVGARVAVEPAIPCGRCRWCTGGLYNVCPGLPFLGLPGRPGGFQEYLGHPAHLLEVLPDGVSDEAGVVLEPLAIAMHAVNLSKVRPGQRVAILGTGVMGTCVLMVLGLYRGLHVVCADLRPDRLARAEAMGAAQTVPVRAAEPDAAPAERLREALGGHGADIVFECAGAHQTIWNACEIAAPGGHVMFIGSSEDDRVIYSSGTARRCGLTLRAVRRSLNTLRPCLDLCAEGMMDPGALVTHTFAARDAAGAFEAVERAEDGLLKAVVDLRQW